The Candidatus Krumholzibacteriia bacterium region CTGCACGACCCCTTGTGGTTGTCGACACCAACAGAAGGGTTGCGAGAAAAGCCGCATGGACGCCGACGCGTGCGCAGCTCACAACTGCGTCCCGAAGCACCAGTACATGGCTTGGTTGCGGGCATACGTGTAGGCAACAGTCTCGTAATAGCAGTTCTGTCCGGGCGTCGATCGGCACACATCAAGATTGTAGGCCGCAAAGTTGTACGCGATCAGGGAAGCTGTGCACGTATTCATTCCGGGGGCCGGGTACATCGGCTCATCGGCAGGAGTCGCGACGGCCATAGTGCAGAGAGCAAACAGGAGAGCAAGGGAACGCTTCATAACTCAAGCCTCCTCTCGGAGGATGCCACTCTTGGCTGCCTCAAAGAGCAGTCTATCCCGGTTGGCCCGGTTGTCAACGGGCGGTGTGCGCGCCCTGGTCGAACTTGAAGCCGCTCTCGCGCACCTTCTTCAGGAGGCGCGCGATGCGGTCCTCGTCGATCACCATGGAGATGCGCATGAAGTCCTTGCAGTGGCTGCCGAACGCGCTCCCGGGCGAGACGATGACGCCCGTGTCGCGGAAGAACTCCTTCGCAAACACGCCCGCATCCGCGTAGCGCCTGGGCACGCGGTCCCAGATGTACATGGCCGCGCGCGGCGGGGTGAGGTGCCAGCCCAGTTGGCCGAATCCCTCGATGAACAGGTCGCGCCGCCGCCGGTATTGCTTGCGCTGCGCCTCGGCGTAGTCCGTGGAGCTGTTGAGGATGTCGGCGCCGGTGCGCTGGATGGCCAGGAACTGGCTGAAATCCATGTTGGCCTTGATCTTCACCAGGTCGGCGATGATCTGCGGGTTGCCCACCACCCAGCCCAGACGCCACCCGGCCATGTTGTAGCTCTTGGAGAAGGAGTGGAACTCCACCGCCAGCTCCTTCGCGCCCGGGAGCTGCATGATGCTCGGCGTGGGCGTGCCCGGCTCGAGCGCCAGCTCCGAGTAGGCAAGGTCGGAGACCACGATGAAGTCGTACTTGTCCGCCAGTTCCAGCGCCTTCTGGTAGACCGGGAGTTCCGCGGCGGCGCCGATGGGGTTGTTGGGGTAG contains the following coding sequences:
- a CDS encoding aminotransferase class I/II-fold pyridoxal phosphate-dependent enzyme, with translation MITPANRIVSSGHYIFEEIAQMKRKDPRPAEDIFDLGVGSPDQPPHGDIFEMLNKHVRAMQEHNSRYSPFDGAPEFRKAVANWYQRRFGVTVNPNGEVLPLIGSKEGIAKLMLAYINPGDTVVIATPCYPAYLGAAKIVEANVVELPLHAENNYLPDYDDVPQSAWDKAKLLFLNYPNNPIGAAAELPVYQKALELADKYDFIVVSDLAYSELALEPGTPTPSIMQLPGAKELAVEFHSFSKSYNMAGWRLGWVVGNPQIIADLVKIKANMDFSQFLAIQRTGADILNSSTDYAEAQRKQYRRRRDLFIEGFGQLGWHLTPPRAAMYIWDRVPRRYADAGVFAKEFFRDTGVIVSPGSAFGSHCKDFMRISMVIDEDRIARLLKKVRESGFKFDQGAHTAR